A section of the Prochlorococcus marinus XMU1402 genome encodes:
- the trmFO gene encoding methylenetetrahydrofolate--tRNA-(uracil(54)-C(5))-methyltransferase (FADH(2)-oxidizing) TrmFO encodes MLQKEVIVIGAGLAGSEAAWQVANSGIPVKLVEMRPFKSTPAHHTSECGELVCSNSFGALSSDRASGLLQKELRSFNSLIVQTADKFAVPAGGALAVDRSKFSKALTGALSNHPLIEFKRFEQLDLPSKENITILATGPLTADQLASNIQFFTGIEACHFFDAASPIIYGDTINKEVVFKASRYDKGDPAYLNCPLNKNDYIHFRNELIGAEQAVLKDFEKEFANFFEACLPIEEIARRGVDTMRYGPLKSIGLWNPKWGDLLDRENRLKNRPHAIVQLRMEDLEGKLLNMVGFQTNLKWSEQKRIFRMIPGLEKAEFVRFGVMHRNTFLESPKLLLPTLQFIKRKTLLAAGQITGTEGYAAATAGGLLAGINASLLAKGKNPVTFPSESMIGSLINHISNKNQILSNHKKNKFQPMPASFGLVPELTKRIKDKRLRYKAYQERSTIALKDFKRILDSLFEKDHLLTKIN; translated from the coding sequence GTGGAGAATTGGTTTGTAGTAATAGCTTTGGGGCTTTAAGTTCAGATAGAGCTTCTGGTTTATTACAAAAAGAACTTAGATCTTTTAATTCATTAATAGTTCAAACAGCAGACAAATTTGCTGTTCCTGCGGGAGGAGCTTTGGCAGTTGATAGATCCAAATTTAGTAAAGCTTTAACTGGAGCTTTATCTAATCATCCTTTAATCGAATTCAAGAGATTTGAACAGCTGGATCTCCCAAGCAAAGAAAATATAACTATCCTTGCTACTGGTCCTTTAACTGCAGATCAACTGGCAAGCAATATTCAATTTTTTACAGGTATTGAGGCCTGTCATTTTTTTGATGCAGCTAGTCCAATAATTTATGGTGATACAATTAACAAAGAAGTAGTATTTAAAGCAAGTAGATACGATAAGGGGGATCCTGCGTATCTTAATTGCCCGTTGAATAAAAATGACTATATTCATTTTAGGAATGAACTAATAGGAGCTGAACAAGCTGTTTTAAAAGACTTTGAAAAAGAATTTGCTAATTTCTTTGAAGCTTGCTTGCCAATAGAAGAAATTGCTAGAAGAGGAGTTGACACAATGAGATATGGACCCCTTAAATCTATTGGGTTGTGGAATCCTAAGTGGGGAGACTTACTTGATAGGGAGAATAGATTGAAAAATCGCCCTCATGCAATTGTTCAATTAAGGATGGAAGATCTCGAAGGAAAGTTACTTAATATGGTAGGTTTTCAGACAAATTTAAAATGGTCAGAACAAAAAAGAATTTTTAGGATGATTCCAGGCTTAGAAAAAGCTGAGTTTGTACGTTTTGGAGTAATGCATAGAAATACTTTTTTAGAATCTCCAAAATTACTTTTACCAACGCTACAATTCATAAAAAGAAAAACTCTTTTAGCGGCTGGCCAGATAACTGGTACGGAAGGCTATGCTGCTGCTACTGCAGGTGGATTGCTCGCAGGAATAAATGCATCTTTATTAGCTAAAGGCAAAAATCCAGTAACTTTCCCTAGTGAATCAATGATTGGTTCTCTTATAAATCACATTAGTAATAAAAATCAAATATTGTCCAATCATAAAAAAAATAAATTCCAGCCTATGCCTGCCTCTTTTGGTTTAGTTCCAGAACTAACTAAAAGAATAAAAGATAAAAGACTAAGGTATAAAGCTTATCAAGAAAGATCTACAATAGCCTTAAAAGATTTTAAAAGAATATTAGATTCACTTTTTGAAAAAGATCACTTACTTACCAAAATTAACTAA